One Myxococcales bacterium genomic window, CTCGCACCGGAATCTATTAGATCGGCGAGATATCCTTCCTTGGCTAGCATCGCCAGGACCTGCCGCGAACCCGGCGCGATGCCAAGACTAACCGACGGGCTGACCTTTTTCCCCTTCAAAATTTTTGCCACGGTCACGAGGTCTTTGTAAGAGGAATTCGTGCATGAACCTATGCAAACCTGGCTCACCGCAAGCCCTGCGATCTCGGAAACTTTTTTGATATTTCCGGGACTATGCGGCGCGGCCGCGAGCGGCTCGAGCGCAGAGAGATCGATATCTATCACCCTGTCGTATGAGGCATCGGCGTCGGCGCAAAGTTCTACCCAGTCCTTTTCACGCCCTTGAGCCTTGAGAAATTTTCTGGTCTCCGCGTCGGATGGAAAGATGGAACAGGTTACCCCCATCTCCGCGCCCATGTTCGTGATGGTCGCCCTTTCAGGGACCGTTAAAGTCGCAACTCCCGGCCCGCCGTATTCGAGCATTACACCAACGTTACCCTTGGTCGTAAGGATCTCCAACATCTTGAGGATTAGATCCTTCGCGGTAACCCACGGTTTCAACTCCCCCGTTAGATTTACCTTATAGACCTTCGGAGCGGTCAGATAGAAAAGCCCGCCCCCCATCGCTACAGCTACATCAAGACCGCCGGCACCGATGGCTATCTGCCCTATCCCTCCGCCGGTTGGCGTATGGGAATCGCTTCCCAAAAGGGTCGTGCCCGGTTTCCCAAACCTCTCCAGATGAACCTGATGACAGATGCCGTTGCCAGGGCGCGAAAAGACTATGCCGTATCTCGCCGCAACGCTCTGCAGATAGGCGTGGTCGTCGGCATTTTCAAAACCGACCTGGACTGTATTGTGATCCACATACGAAACGGAGATGTCGGTCTTTACCTCTTTCATCCCCATCGCCTCGAATTGCAAATATGCCATCGTCCCGGTTGCATCCTGCGTCAGCGTCTGATCGATCCGTATGCCTATTTCGTTTCCGACTACGAGTGCCCCCTCCTTCAGATGCGCTTCTAAAATTTTACCGACTATGCTTCTCCCCATTTTTTCCTCCATAAAAAAGGGAATCTCAACGGAGATTCCCCATCATTTTTTTTGAAACACAAACTGTAAAAACCACAGCGCATGCCCGGCAAAAAGTCTCTTCGTGCCTCAAGATCTTCGAAAAAACCACTTGGGAAAACACCCCCTAACAATACGGCGAAAAGTTTTTGGATACGAGGGCGAGCTATATCGGATTAAAATTTTTTGTACACCAGATTTTTGAAATTTGGATAGTCGCATCTTTCGGTCTCAAAGATGGTAATTGCCCAAAGCGCCTGTTCACTTCAACTAATTGAAAAGTAACGACTATTTACCTAAAAATATTCTCTCCAGGCGGGCGGCAGCATTCAGAGTTTCTTTATTTTATGATTTCCCGAGCATTCTGACTTTGAGTTCAAATAACCCAAACGGGCCCGCTCCAAAATCGAGGCGGTTGTAATCGCGATCTTTATAGACGGACCTGCTCTCGAATGACATTCGGTCGAATATCCATCCCCCCGAAAGCCTTATCTCGGCCCAGCGAGATGGCCGAATTCTCAGCCCAGCGGATATTCTCTTATCTACAAGAAAGAGCCTTCGCTTCTTGTCCGGCTGATCGTTGCGAAAGTAAATCTCGCTCGACCATTTAAATTCCGTAAAAAGCCTGAGGGGCGGGATGAAATCGTAACCGAGTTCCGAAGTGATATTCAAAAGCGGAAGGTAGGTCAGTGAAAGATTGAGCTTCGATTTCGGCAAAAGCGTCAGAGCCACGATGGGAACACCCAAAAGCCCACGGCACCATTTATTGTCGCCGAAGGAATAACCGAAACCCGGGATTGGAATGTGATTCGCAAAGTCCCTGTTGTTGGAATAGTTGAGAAAAAAGAGCCACGCATTGCTGCCCCCCGACGGCATTCTCAAAAACCACGATGCCATAAACTCGCTGTCGTCGTACTTGGCAAAGGGCTTGTCGCTGGCGGAACCGGCCTGGATATTTATCCCGGTAACCCAGCCGTTTCCGAAGCTGTGCCTATAAGTCGGCCCGAAGCGGACATCGGTCAGATTTTTCGGAAAGGGGCTGCCGGTTGTCGGCATAATCGCTTCGGTCTGTATTACGTTTCCCCTGACGCTACCCTGAAAGGTTATTTCATCCGAATCGCTCTGCCAAACCGGGACCGACAAAAAGAGCGACTGTTCCAAAGATGAAAATGTGGCGGCCTGCCCGCGCACCGGCTCCGATGGGAATGCGAATAGCTGATATCTAAATGCCGGCTTTGCCTTTCCAACGACGGGGCTGGCAAAAGCGGCAAGGGCCTCCTGCGCAACTGATTCTGTCGGCAGAAAAAGCAGGGCAAGAAAAAGAAACAGAGCGGCTGTGTATGTGGATTTCACGAAGGGCAAAGTGGGGCACTCTCTTTTCATAGGCGGGTCATCCAAAATACCTCTGCATGAGGGCGTTGAAGCAGTTGTTCATTTGCTCAAGGCTTTCCTTCATTTTTTGTTTTGTTGATTCGACTTGTCCGACAATTGCTGCGAATTTGTTTTGGAGGTCGATGGGGGGTGTCGGAACACGGAGTTCGCGCAATATTTTTAAGTTTATGTTTTTCTGTGCCGACTCTGGAGCTTTATCTTCAATAGATTTCTGAAGAAATGATAACCACATTTGAATATACTCGGTGCGAACGCTGGAGCTAGGTGAAAATCCCACCACACTGTCCGGAAAACAAGCTTCGAACGTAAGAATGCCAGTTTTTGCAATATTTGCCGCGATGGTTATGCATAATGTTCCGACAGGCCACAATTTGCTTTGTTTTAAACCTATCTCCGAATAGGTTTGGTTGTATGATTTTATATAGCCATTCGAATTTGCAACATCGCCTGTTTGAACCAGAGGATATGGGCCACCAAGTAATTCGGGGGCATTTCTTGGTCTGTGTTTGGATTTTCCTCTGTCTAGGTTTCCTAGTTCTGAAAACATTTTTGCATCCCATAATCTGTCATTTAATTCCGGATCACCGAACATTTCGAGGAAGGTGGAGCGAAGAAAATCGTCGAGGAGTTTTATGGATTGTTTGCGTGTGTGCCGCACCATGTCCGTCTCTTCGAGGACAGAAGCAATTCGAGCTTGTTCGGGAAGGGAATGAAAAGGTATTTTTAGTCTGCAGACATCTTTTGGGTATAGGTGAATTCCTTTTACAAGTCCCTTGATGGCATGAATTGTTTTGTTTGCCCTGAAAAAAAAGTGCAAATAATCAGGGCTTACCTTTCCTTTTTTTGCTCTAACTATGAGCCACTCACCTGTTGCAATAGATCCAGTTACTTCCTCTGTAGCTTTGTATTGTTTTGATCCTACATAATTAGCATTGTGAGCAGCATTTAAAATTAAGGTGTCATTCGCTTCTATTGTCTTTAGTGAATATTTATCAAAAAATTCTTTGTCTACAAATGATGTAAAATTACCAGAAAACACTCCATCAGCGGATATATCCTTGATTTTTAGCACAGGATGGCCAGACTCCCTTTGCTCCATTTTGGAAGGTGTTTTGCCATTAAAGACATCTGCAATTTCTGTAAGTATTATTGAATTATTAGTCACTTAATCATTCCCTCGAGTGTATTCAATTTCTTTTGGATATCTTCTTCCATGTCGTTAAGTCGTGATAAAATCACTTCCGGCCTTTTATATTCCACTCTTTCATACGTAACTTCCTTGTATCTATTTATGCTTAAATCGTAATTGTTCTCTACGATATCGCGCACTGGGACGAAGAAGCACTTTGCCTTTCGATCCTGCATCTTTTCTTTTGTGCGCGTCTTCCACTTGGCGACGATATCGAGAAGGTCGCTTTGATCGATCTTTTCGCGCTTATCATCGAGTGAATATCCGTCTGCCTGCATGTCGTAGAACCAGACCTTTTCCGTTTGGCCGCCCTTGACGAAGATGATGATTGCCGTGCTCACTCCGGCATAGGGCTTAAAAACACCGGAGGGCATAGAAACCACGCCTTGCAGCTCGCAGGACTTGATGAGCATTTCTCGAAGCTGTTTATGCGCATTGCTCGACCCGAAGAGAACACCGTCTGGAACGATCACGGCGGCACGTCCGCCTATTCTCAATGAATTGATGATTCGATTGACGAAGAGAAGCTCAGTCTTTGTTGTTGAAACCTTCAATGTTTCATTGATATCGCCCTTGTCGATACTTCCCTTGAATGGCGGATTTGCCAGAATGACATCATATTTATTATCTTCATTGTATTTTTTCGAAAGCGTATCCTTTCGATCCACCGATGGGTTTGGAATTCCATGCAAAAGCAGATTCATGAGACCGATTCTTACCATGGTTGAATCAAAGTCATATCCGAATAGGGTGTTTTCCTTGAGCTGCTTCCAGAGACGATCATCTGATATTTTGTCGGCAAGGAGGCCCTTGGTAAAACCATTTTCATCTTTAAACTGATGCTCCTTACTCGTATGGGTCGTCAAAATATGCTGATAGGCCCCTAGAAGAAAACCACCTGTTCCACAGGCTGGATCGCAGATGCTTTCAGGAAGCTTGGGATCCAATAGCTCGCACATGAGCTGGATGATATGCCTTGGCGTTCTGAACTGGCCGTTCTTTCCCGACTGTGAAATCTCCGAAAGAAGATATTCATACATGTCGCCCTGTGTGTCGTTGAAGGTCTGACCCGACTGGATTTCCTTGTCGATATCGTTGTAAAGCTCATCGATGATACCCACGGCCTCAACAAGGAGCGAAGGCTTTGGAATGATAAAGACGGCATCTTCCATAAACTTTGCAAATCTGGAACCAAGGCCGTTTAGATTCTTTATGAAGGGAAAGACGCGAAGCTGCACGTGTTTGAGCATCTCGCCGCCTTCCATCTGTTTGAAATGGCTCCATTTAAGCGTCGCCTTGTCGACCTTGTCGTTTGTGTTGGGAATTTGAAAGGTGCCCTTGAAAACGGATTCGTATTTCTCGCCGGTAAACTCCGCATCCTTGACTTTCTTTGTGTCGATTTCATCCAGTCGGCGCATGAAGAGAAGATAGGATATCTGTTCCATCGCTGTCAGTGGGTTGGATATTCCCCCGCTCCAAAACTTATCCCAGAGCTTATTTATTTTAGCTTTAAATATTGCTGATAGCATTTCATTCCCCTTTGTTGATCCATTTGGCATTTCTGCCTTTGCCTTGCAGGACGATCTTTCCTTCGCTTTTTAATTGTCTCAATACGTTTCGCACCATATCCCTGCTGGTATTGAAACACTCTCTTTCAATATCTGAGATTGAAAATGGCCCTATTTTTCTGCCTACGGTTTGTCGTATCTGATCGGTTTTGGAGCCCTTGCCAATTTTGACATTGCCAACCCGCTGCTCAAATTCGCGATAAGCCCGAAGCAATGCTCCCCAGAAATAGGTCATCCATGAAAGCGGGTCATGTTTCGATTCATGCCAACCCTGCGAGCTTTTTTCCAAACTTTCGTAATAGGTTTCCTTCGATTCTTCGAAGATGCGCTCGAGGCTGATAAAACGACCGACCTCGTAACCGAATTGATAGAGAAGCATCAGGGTAAGAAGCCTTGCCACGCGACCATTTCCATCTGAAAATGGATGTACACAGAGGAAATCAAGAATCACCAAAGGCAGGATGACGAGGGGCTCCCTGCCATCCTGATGGATGGCCTGCTTATAGTTATGTATAAGCTCATCCATGAATCCGGGCGTGGCAACTGCGGATACGGGTTTGAAACGCACCCTTATGATAGTACCATCAGGATTCTTTTCGACGATGTCATTCTCGGTCATTTTCCATTGGCCTGCAGTAGCGGGCATATATCTGTGAATAAGAGCGTGGAGCTGCAAAATAATGTTATTGCTCAAATCCATATGCATTGCTGACTCGTGGATGAGGTTCAGCGCATCACGATAGCCTGCGATTTCCTGTTCCGATCTGTTCTTGAGATCTGTCTTTTTAAGGACGATATTTTCGATTCTTTCATGCGGAGCTGTTATTCCCTCGAGCCTGTTAGAAGACTCGCTGGATTCAATGATGGCCACCTGTTTGAGAGATTCAAGTATTTCCGGGGTTTGCTGAAAAAAAAGGGCCTGTTTGCCCTTATATTCCCCTATTTTTTGGAGGGTAGAGGTATTTGATTCTGTAAAACTTAAAGATTCTAAGTATTTATCTGATAACGAAGGCATATCTTATCCCTTATTTATTGGATAAAATATTGCATAAATAGGGTAATGTCAAGCGCATATTACCCTGTTTATTGTGGGTATTACCTTGTTTAGGCGGCTATTTTTCCCACCAAACCAAGGATTTCATCGATTTCGGTCTTTGTGAAGATCCCCCTGATCCCCTCAGGATGAATCTGGGTGAATGGCGCGCTCACGAGGTCGCGTTTATCAACTCTACCCCGCTGCAGGATGAAGGATTTGAGCACGAGCAAAAACTGAATCTGCCGCTGGCTGTAGTTGTTGTGAGCCCTGATAAAACCATCAAAGAGGAAGGAGACCTCTTCCGTGAATGTAGCCAGTGGTTCCAAACCCAATATGTGTTTGATGATCTGAGCAAATTTCGCACTGCGATTGTCATATATCTTTTGAAGGTTTTCTTCTGTGGCATTCGGGCATTTTTCTTTCAGGATGAGGGCGATTTCCTCAATTTCATCGCTCGTCAAATCATCTCCTGCGATGAGTTTTTGAAGAACCTTGTTCGATTGTACAAGGCTGTGGATGGCTTCCTCGATCTTCTTTCGATAGTTGTCGACAGATAACCTTTCATGCTCCGGGCCGAATTCGATATATTCCGTAACCGTCAAGAGATCTATCAGATCCGTTTTGACCTGTTCTAAGCCTCCACGATCCCTGTATTTCATAAGTGGAGCAAGCCTCTCAATCATTTCGTCGAGGTCGTCGTCTGTAAAGGAAGCCCAGAAATGATTGCTCGTTACCTTTTCGATATAATCCTTTTCTTTTGCAACGACATTGACCGTGAGTGGAAGTTCTTCGATGGTTTCGATAACGCCTTCTTTGAGAGTATCAAATTTTTCGAGGTCATTATTGAGGCGAGCCGTTGCAAGCTCTACGACATCGAGCTCAAAGTGCATTGCCTTGAAATCAGCATCCGACTTAGCTCGCATGACTGGAGCAATGTATTGCCTCAAATAATCGACTGATTCATCTTTAACGTTTTTCCAGAACGCCTCATCTGAAACCCTGTCGAGATACTTTTTGTTGTCGATGACCGTTACGCTATTTACAGGCAGTGATTTGATATCTTTCCTGAGCTCAATCTTTACCTTATCGACAATTTCTGTCTTCGAAGCCTCGTTTGCGGCAATGAGTTTTTCGATTCTTGCTTCAAATAATCTTACGGGAAGAGGCCTTGTCGGGCTCGGTTCCTTGCCCTTGGGTTTCATCTTGAAATATTCAAAATTCTCCCAGCAATCCATTATCAGAAACTTATCTTTGTGGGGACACCACGGTTTAATCTTTTCTGGACTCAGTATTCTCGTGCCCCTACCGATCATCTGCCAGAATTTCGTGTAAGAGAAGACGGGCTTTGCAAAAACGAGGTTGACGATTTCAAGAACATCGATGCCTGTATCGAGCATATCGACGCTTATTGCTATGCGGGGCATGTCTTCGGTTTTGAAACGGTCTAATATGCCACCCTTGCCATGAACACCCTTAACGTCGGAGATAATAACTTCCGCAAGCTGGCCCTTATATTCAGGATATAACGAATTAAACACTTCGCACAGTCTATAGGCGTGTTTCTTTGAGATTGCGAAGAACACGCTCTTTCCGGGCAAGACACCGTTTGGATCTTTAATACACTCCTCCATAAACTTTCGAACGATCAGCGTATTCGTGCCCTTGTTTGAAACCCTTTTTTCAAGCTCCGTGCCCTCGAAGTCGTATTGATCTGGGTCTTTGCCTTCAGCCAGCAATCGTTTCCTGTCTATATCCGCTATGGTCTGGCTGTTGATGCCTTCTTGCTGGAATTTCGTTCGTATTTTTAAAACCTCATAATCACATAGGTATGGGGGCTCATTGTTGACGGCTTCTTCATAGGAGTATGCATAGGTAGGATAACCGTCTTCACACTCAAAGAGCTTGAATGTGTTATGATCTACATGATCCTTCGGTGTTGCGGTAAGGCCGAGCTGGATGGAATCAAAATATTTAAATATGTTTCCATAAACATTGTAGATCGAGCGATGGCTTTCATCAGCTATGACAAGATCAAAAAAATGAGGTGTTAAGGGGCATTCATCCTGCTCGATGATGTTGAGCATTGTCGGATAGGTTGCCACGTATACACGCCTATCTTTGACGAATGACGTTTCACCTTGTTTAGGCCAGACAGGTGCATTGGGAAGGAATTCTTTAAAGGCCTCCATAGCTTGCTCGCGAAGGGCAATTCTATCTACGAGGAAGAGAATCCTCTGCGCCCAATTGGTGCGCATCAAAACATCGATAAAAGCCATGGCTGTTCGTGTCTTGCCCGTACCAGTCGCCATGACCATTAAAAATCTTCGGTGTTTCTTAGCAACCTGTTCCAGAACGGCCCGAATCGACTCGATCTGATACGGCCTGCCAGCAATACCTGTGTTGATAAGTTCGCTTGAAAGCTGCCTGCTGTTATTTCGTAAAAACTGCATTCTTTCGAGATCTTCAGGAGAGGGAAAGCCGTAAACCCTGCGTGGAGGATAGCGCTCCGTATCCCAGAAGAAAATATCGTAGCCGTTTGTATAAAAGACAAACGGCATGGGGCATTCCCATTTGTTTTTGATCTTTTCAGCATAGTTTCTGGCCTGCTCTTTGCCGACCTCCGCATTGACAGAAGTTCTTTTCGCTTCGACAACGGCAATGGGCTTGCCGTCATCACCAAGCAACGCATAATCAGCAAATAAATGGCCCTGATAGGGTGATGTTGGATCTATCGCTTCTTCCGGAAGACCTGCCCAGATATCAAGTTCCTGCGTAACTCTAAGGGGATTATCGACATACCAACCAGCTGAAATAAGCTTTTTATCGATAATCTCTCTGCGTGTTTGCGCTTCTGTTCTATCCATAACCGGCCTTTTTTAAACGACCCTACAAAGGTCGTTAGATATTAACCAGTTACACTTCTGCACCGCATAAATCAAATGTTTTATGAAGTCTAGGGGATATCGGGAGCAACTAACGTCAGAAAATTGAAATGAAACAACTTTTCATTTGAACCTTTGTGCTATTATTCCACAACCCTCATCTCTAGGATCCTGTCGACGCGGAAGCTGCGCTCTTCGCGGCGAAGCTCGCAGATGCCGCGCAGGCCAATAAAGCTCCACTCGTCATAGTACATTTCGCCAACTTCGAGAGGACGAATAACGCGTTTCGACCTCGTGTCATTAGCCTTTAGATAGAGGATTTCAAGCTTCTGTCTCTCATTTATAGCCTTCTCTATAATCGCAATCTTCTTGTCGAGTGGGAGTTTGTCTTCTGAAATAGCGTAACGATGAGAGGTGAGAAAGCGAACGACCCTCCAGTCGACGCGGACATGAGATTTTTTCAACGGGTGCGCGAGGCGGATCCCTTCCAGAGTTCTGAGCCTGCTCAGCGCGACGTAGACCTGCCCCGGGGCAAAGGCCCTTCCTGCATCTATAACGGCGTTATCGAAAGTCTTTCCCTGCGACTTGTGAATTGTAACCGCCCATGCGAGCATCACAGGAAGCTGGGTGAAATTCCCGACCGGTTCGGAAACGATATGACGCGCGTGCTCGTTGAATTCGTAGCTAAACATCTGCCAGCTGTGCGGTTCGACCTCTTCGACGCTGCCATCTTGGAGTTCGACATCTATCGAATCGGACCTCATCGCGACGACGCGCCCTATCGTGCCGTTGACCCACCTACCGAACTGATCGTTGTTTAGCATCATCACCTGCGCGCCAACTTTCAGAGAAATATGCGGGTCGGCAGGAAAGGCTTTTTCAT contains:
- a CDS encoding restriction endonuclease subunit S; the encoded protein is MTNNSIILTEIADVFNGKTPSKMEQRESGHPVLKIKDISADGVFSGNFTSFVDKEFFDKYSLKTIEANDTLILNAAHNANYVGSKQYKATEEVTGSIATGEWLIVRAKKGKVSPDYLHFFFRANKTIHAIKGLVKGIHLYPKDVCRLKIPFHSLPEQARIASVLEETDMVRHTRKQSIKLLDDFLRSTFLEMFGDPELNDRLWDAKMFSELGNLDRGKSKHRPRNAPELLGGPYPLVQTGDVANSNGYIKSYNQTYSEIGLKQSKLWPVGTLCITIAANIAKTGILTFEACFPDSVVGFSPSSSVRTEYIQMWLSFLQKSIEDKAPESAQKNINLKILRELRVPTPPIDLQNKFAAIVGQVESTKQKMKESLEQMNNCFNALMQRYFG
- a CDS encoding DEAD/DEAH box helicase family protein — encoded protein: MDRTEAQTRREIIDKKLISAGWYVDNPLRVTQELDIWAGLPEEAIDPTSPYQGHLFADYALLGDDGKPIAVVEAKRTSVNAEVGKEQARNYAEKIKNKWECPMPFVFYTNGYDIFFWDTERYPPRRVYGFPSPEDLERMQFLRNNSRQLSSELINTGIAGRPYQIESIRAVLEQVAKKHRRFLMVMATGTGKTRTAMAFIDVLMRTNWAQRILFLVDRIALREQAMEAFKEFLPNAPVWPKQGETSFVKDRRVYVATYPTMLNIIEQDECPLTPHFFDLVIADESHRSIYNVYGNIFKYFDSIQLGLTATPKDHVDHNTFKLFECEDGYPTYAYSYEEAVNNEPPYLCDYEVLKIRTKFQQEGINSQTIADIDRKRLLAEGKDPDQYDFEGTELEKRVSNKGTNTLIVRKFMEECIKDPNGVLPGKSVFFAISKKHAYRLCEVFNSLYPEYKGQLAEVIISDVKGVHGKGGILDRFKTEDMPRIAISVDMLDTGIDVLEIVNLVFAKPVFSYTKFWQMIGRGTRILSPEKIKPWCPHKDKFLIMDCWENFEYFKMKPKGKEPSPTRPLPVRLFEARIEKLIAANEASKTEIVDKVKIELRKDIKSLPVNSVTVIDNKKYLDRVSDEAFWKNVKDESVDYLRQYIAPVMRAKSDADFKAMHFELDVVELATARLNNDLEKFDTLKEGVIETIEELPLTVNVVAKEKDYIEKVTSNHFWASFTDDDLDEMIERLAPLMKYRDRGGLEQVKTDLIDLLTVTEYIEFGPEHERLSVDNYRKKIEEAIHSLVQSNKVLQKLIAGDDLTSDEIEEIALILKEKCPNATEENLQKIYDNRSAKFAQIIKHILGLEPLATFTEEVSFLFDGFIRAHNNYSQRQIQFLLVLKSFILQRGRVDKRDLVSAPFTQIHPEGIRGIFTKTEIDEILGLVGKIAA
- a CDS encoding N-6 DNA methylase, whose product is MLSAIFKAKINKLWDKFWSGGISNPLTAMEQISYLLFMRRLDEIDTKKVKDAEFTGEKYESVFKGTFQIPNTNDKVDKATLKWSHFKQMEGGEMLKHVQLRVFPFIKNLNGLGSRFAKFMEDAVFIIPKPSLLVEAVGIIDELYNDIDKEIQSGQTFNDTQGDMYEYLLSEISQSGKNGQFRTPRHIIQLMCELLDPKLPESICDPACGTGGFLLGAYQHILTTHTSKEHQFKDENGFTKGLLADKISDDRLWKQLKENTLFGYDFDSTMVRIGLMNLLLHGIPNPSVDRKDTLSKKYNEDNKYDVILANPPFKGSIDKGDINETLKVSTTKTELLFVNRIINSLRIGGRAAVIVPDGVLFGSSNAHKQLREMLIKSCELQGVVSMPSGVFKPYAGVSTAIIIFVKGGQTEKVWFYDMQADGYSLDDKREKIDQSDLLDIVAKWKTRTKEKMQDRKAKCFFVPVRDIVENNYDLSINRYKEVTYERVEYKRPEVILSRLNDMEEDIQKKLNTLEGMIK
- a CDS encoding aconitate hydratase: MGRSIVGKILEAHLKEGALVVGNEIGIRIDQTLTQDATGTMAYLQFEAMGMKEVKTDISVSYVDHNTVQVGFENADDHAYLQSVAARYGIVFSRPGNGICHQVHLERFGKPGTTLLGSDSHTPTGGGIGQIAIGAGGLDVAVAMGGGLFYLTAPKVYKVNLTGELKPWVTAKDLILKMLEILTTKGNVGVMLEYGGPGVATLTVPERATITNMGAEMGVTCSIFPSDAETRKFLKAQGREKDWVELCADADASYDRVIDIDLSALEPLAAAPHSPGNIKKVSEIAGLAVSQVCIGSCTNSSYKDLVTVAKILKGKKVSPSVSLGIAPGSRQVLAMLAKEGYLADLIDSGARILESACGFCIGNSMSPGSGSISVRTVNRNFEGRSGTKDAQVYLTSCEVAAVAALEGRLNDPRKLGIDYPSVNMPEKYLIDDGMFIFPTAVPCDCEVKRGPNIGEPPRNDRMPENLSGVAMIKVGDKITTDHIMPAGARLKYRSNVPKYSTFVFENVDPDFPSRCMKAKESGVGSIIIAGESYGQGSSREHAALCPMYLGVKAVVAKSFERIHAANLVNFGILPLTFADPADYDKISQGDELAIDSVASALSGGKVALRNKKTGDVINCKADLSERQRMIVLAGGLLNYTKGN
- a CDS encoding Fic family protein; amino-acid sequence: MPSLSDKYLESLSFTESNTSTLQKIGEYKGKQALFFQQTPEILESLKQVAIIESSESSNRLEGITAPHERIENIVLKKTDLKNRSEQEIAGYRDALNLIHESAMHMDLSNNIILQLHALIHRYMPATAGQWKMTENDIVEKNPDGTIIRVRFKPVSAVATPGFMDELIHNYKQAIHQDGREPLVILPLVILDFLCVHPFSDGNGRVARLLTLMLLYQFGYEVGRFISLERIFEESKETYYESLEKSSQGWHESKHDPLSWMTYFWGALLRAYREFEQRVGNVKIGKGSKTDQIRQTVGRKIGPFSISDIERECFNTSRDMVRNVLRQLKSEGKIVLQGKGRNAKWINKGE